Genomic DNA from Kosmotoga arenicorallina S304:
AATTCATTATGATTGAAGCAATAGATGGAAGTAAATTAACAGCCAAAGAGTATTTTGAAAAAATTCGTTGTCACTTTTTTAAAAAGTATGATTTGATGACTGTTGGGGAAGTCGGATGTTCCCTTAGCCATATGAAAGCTTATGAAAAGTTATGCAACAGTTCGCACGATTATGCACTCATCATTGAGGACGATATAATCGGAAAAGATGAAGATATTGAGAAGATAAAAAAGACAGCCCCAAAAGTCATCGAATCCTTTGGAGATAATCTTTTATGGCTGGTAGGAGCTGGGAGAGGGAATCGTCTTAAAAAATATGTTTATTGTAAAAATACTGATTTAGAAAATGTATACTTTGTCCATAAGCTTTCTAGAAAATATATAACTGGCACATTTTCATATATCGTAACACGAAAAGCTGCAAAGTCAATACTAGAAAACCAAAAGCTGTGTTTAACACTTGCCGACAGATGGAATGAAATACTTTCCAAAGAAACGGTAGTTCTATACTCGCAGATTTTAGAGCATCCTTTTGAAAATAACAGCTTAATATCAATCGAAAGAAAACAAATGCAATCAATGAGATCTAGGAAGAGGCAACTCTTGGTTGCAGTAAAAGAAGGATTCTACAATAGATTGAGCAAGTTGATAATTCTGTCTTCGAGGTTTAATGGTTATAATCAATTAAACAGAAAATAGTATCTCAAATTATGCACTTTTGGAGGAAAATATAATGCTAAATTTTTCTAAGAGTTTGATTCGTAAATTATTAGAATATAAAACTAAGATCG
This window encodes:
- a CDS encoding glycosyltransferase family 25 protein → MIIYLISLLNEVQRREEMEKKFPGTYKEFIMIEAIDGSKLTAKEYFEKIRCHFFKKYDLMTVGEVGCSLSHMKAYEKLCNSSHDYALIIEDDIIGKDEDIEKIKKTAPKVIESFGDNLLWLVGAGRGNRLKKYVYCKNTDLENVYFVHKLSRKYITGTFSYIVTRKAAKSILENQKLCLTLADRWNEILSKETVVLYSQILEHPFENNSLISIERKQMQSMRSRKRQLLVAVKEGFYNRLSKLIILSSRFNGYNQLNRK